The sequence CGAACCGTTACTCGATTGGCTTCGTCCGGCACGACAGCTACGTCGAGGGGGGCACCAACAGCCGGGAGCGGCACCAGTTCATCGGGCGCGCGGCCTACAAGTTCGCCCATGGCCTGGAGAGCTCGTCCGAAGTCGGCGCCTCCGGGTTGTACTCCAGGATCCAGAACCTGGATACCCGCGAGTCCGGCGGCCGGCTGGCCACCGCGCTCCACCTCGTCGGCAATTACGGCAGGGTCCGCACCCTGATCGAGGCCGGTCTCCAGCGAATCGACCCCCGGAACCCGGACCAAGACAACTCGCTCATCACCATGGGCGGCTTCGGCGGCTCCTTCAAGGTGGCCACCAAGGGGAAGTTCCTCTCGCTCGACCTCAGCTACAACGTGCCGGGCTCGTGGGCCTATATCAGTGGCGTGAGGCCGTATCTGAACTACAGCGTCTTCACGAAGGATGAAGCGGCGTTCAAGACCTCGCACCGCCTCTTCGCGGGCACCTCGTTCTCCCTGTACGACCGGTGGTGGATCGCCGCGGAGTTCCGCTTCGGCAGGAACGATCCGTACACCGGCTCGTATGTGAATGGCCTGGGCGTGGGTGGCGACGACCGGTGGCACAGGGCCTACTACATGAACGTCGGCTATTACTATCCCTAGCGGGAGCCCAGCCGGTCAGCCCTGGGAGGGGCTGACGCCCTGGGAGAGGGAGGCGCCCGGCGCGCGGCCGGGCTTGAGGCTGACGAGGGCGGGCGCCGCCAGCACCGCGGCGATGATCACATACCAGCCGGGAGCGAAGACGCCGCCGCGCCCCGTGAGCCAGGCGAGCACCGCCGGCGCGAAGCCACTGAACAGGGTGACGGCGAGGTTGTAGCAGACCGACACCCCGGTCGAGCGCACGCGGGCCGGAAACAACTCGGCGAGCGTCGAGGGGGCCACGCCCACGAAGCAGCCGACGCCGATGCACAGCAGGGTCTGGGCGGCGATCAGCGTGGCGAGGCCGTGCTGAGTCTGCACGAGCCAGAGCATCGGGTGGACCAGCACCACCAGCCACAGGGCCGCTGCCATCAGCACGGTCTTGCGGCCCAGGCGGTCCGAGGCAATCCCGGCGAGGACACAGATGGCCACCATGACGACGTTGCCAACCAGCGAGGCGGTGAAGGCTTCGGACGGGGTGTAGCCGAAGCTCCGCTGCACGTAGGTCGGCATGAAGATGACGAGGACGTAGCTGGAGACCGTCCAGAGGATCGACAGGCTCGAGCCCTTCAGCACCATCAGCGGGAACTCGGACAAGAGCGTCCTCAGGGGCCGGACGGGCGCGCTGCCCCGGTGCCCGGCCTCACGCTTGAACTCCGGCGTCTCGTCGAGGGTGTTGCGGATCCACATGCCGATCGGCGCGATCAGCAGGCCAATCACGAACGGTATGCGCCAGCCAAAGCCATCCAGCTGCTCCCGGGTCAACAGCGAGGTCACTCCGAAGGCCACCAGGGCGCCCAGGATGTTCGAGGCGGCCATGCTCGCCTGGAGCCAAGAGGCGTATTCCCCGCGCCGGTGGCTGGGGGCATGCTCGATCAGGAGCGCTGCCGCCCCCCCGACCTCGCCACCGGCCGAGAACCCCTGCAGCACACGGCCCGCGAGCAGCAACAAGGGCGCGCCAACCCCAATGGCCGCATAGGTCGGCGAGACGGCGATGATCAGGGTGCCCACCGCCATCAGGCCGATGGTGGCGGTGAGCACCGCCTTGCGGCCTGCCCGGTCGCCGTAGATGCCGAGCAGCACCGCCCCCAAGGGGCGCACCACGAAGCCCAGCCCGAAGGCGAGAAAGGCCTTCACCAACTCGATGGTCGGGTCGGAGCTGGGAAAGAAGGCCTTGGCGATGGAGAGGGCGAAGAGGGCGTAGACGGTGAAGTCGTACCACTCGAAGACGTTGCCGCTGCAGGCGGCGATGACCGCGCGGCGGCTGGTGCGCTCGTCCACCTCCAACGCTCGAACCTGACTCTCGGGCATGCGGTGACGTTACGCCAAGCCCACGTGGTTGGACAGAGCGCCAGCCGTTATGATGCCGGCATGGTGGCTGCTCCCCCGACCCCATCCATCGCCGATGCCGACACCCTCAGCGCTTCAACGGACTCGCGTGGCGCCGCCTGGTGGCAGCGTTGGGAGATTCCGACCTGGCTCGTCGCCGCCGCCATCTATGGCGCCTGGGCGGGGCTGGTGTTGTTCCATGCCGTGATTCCCTGGCCGCTCTTGATGCTTGCCGGCGCCTATGTACTCGCCTGGCACTTCTCGTTGCAGCACGAGGCGATCCACGGATGGCAGAGCATCCCGCCCTGGTTGCGCACGGCGCTCGTCTGGCCTCCGATTGGCGGCTGGCTGCCCTTCGCGCTCTACCGGCACAGCCATACCATCCACCACCGCAACCACCACCTGACCTATCCGGGGTTGGACACCGAGAGCGTGTATCACCGCGAAGAGGACTGGGCCCGCTATTCGAAAGCATGGCGGGCGGTCCTGATGTTCAACCAGACCCTGCTCGGGCGCATGCTGATCGGGCCCATCCTGCGCCTTCGCAAGCTGGTGCTGACAGAGGGGGCGCGGGTGCGCGCGGGCGACTTCCGCAACGGCGGCATCTGGTTGCGCTTCGCCGTGGGGCTGGCGGCGGTGCTGTGGTTCGTCTCGTCCGTTGCCCACATGCCGATCTGGAAGTACTACCTCCTCATGGTCTACCCGGCCTTCAGCCTGGGACTGGTGCGGGCCTTCATCGAGCACCGTTGGGGCGAGCATCCGGAGGAGCGGGTCGCGAGCGTCGAGAGCAACTGGGTTTTCGGCCTGCTGTTCCTGTGGAACAACCTTCACATCGTGCACCACCTGGATCCGGTCCTGCCCTGGTACGAGATCCCTGGCGCCTACCGCCGCGGCCGCGAGGAGCTGTTGCGCCGCAACGGCTCCTATGTGTTCAAGGGTTATGGGGAGATCGCGCGGCGCTGGTTGCTGAAGCCGGTGTTCATCCCCATCCACCCGCGCGGGGCACCTGGCAACGCCGTGACGCCCGCAGCGCGCCGTGGCGCCTAGGCCAGAACAGGGTAGCCCAGCTCGGCGGCCCGCCGCGCATGGTCGAGGAGGGCGCTGTACTCGGCCTGCGGCGCCGGCTCGATACGGGCGAGCCGCAAGCCGCTCAACACGCTGGCGAAGCGAGGCTCCGCTGACATCCGGTACAGGCACCGCTGCAGCGCGGCCACGGTCGCGTCGCCGGTGCGGGCGGAGGTGACGAACGGCAGGGTGGGGCTCGGTGGCGTCTGGGCGATGACCCGGAGCTCCTCGACCAACTCCGGCTGATGGTCCTGGGAGAAGGCGTAGGTCAGGCAGTCGATCGAGGCGCAGTCGGCGCCGCCCCCGGCGACCAGCCTCATGCTGGCACCATGCCCGCCGGTCTCGAGCACCTCGCCGAAGAAGGGCTTGCCGCCGGCCACTTCCGCCAGCATCCGGCGCGGCAGGTTCATGCCCGAGTTGGAGTGAAGGCTGTTCAGGGCGAAGCGCTGACCGCGCAGGTCGGCCACCCGGCGCGCGGGCGAAGACTTCCGCGCCACGAGGAAGGCGCTGTGGGTGGAGCCGGTACAGCCCGCAGCGTCGTAGCAGGGCCGGGCCAGGAGCCGGTACTGGCCCTGGTAGACAGTCTGCAGGGGATAACCGCAGACCTGGGTGAATAGCACCTCGTCACCGATCACCTCGGGCAC is a genomic window of Stigmatella erecta containing:
- a CDS encoding MFS transporter; protein product: MPESQVRALEVDERTSRRAVIAACSGNVFEWYDFTVYALFALSIAKAFFPSSDPTIELVKAFLAFGLGFVVRPLGAVLLGIYGDRAGRKAVLTATIGLMAVGTLIIAVSPTYAAIGVGAPLLLLAGRVLQGFSAGGEVGGAAALLIEHAPSHRRGEYASWLQASMAASNILGALVAFGVTSLLTREQLDGFGWRIPFVIGLLIAPIGMWIRNTLDETPEFKREAGHRGSAPVRPLRTLLSEFPLMVLKGSSLSILWTVSSYVLVIFMPTYVQRSFGYTPSEAFTASLVGNVVMVAICVLAGIASDRLGRKTVLMAAALWLVVLVHPMLWLVQTQHGLATLIAAQTLLCIGVGCFVGVAPSTLAELFPARVRSTGVSVCYNLAVTLFSGFAPAVLAWLTGRGGVFAPGWYVIIAAVLAAPALVSLKPGRAPGASLSQGVSPSQG
- a CDS encoding phosphate/phosphite/phosphonate ABC transporter substrate-binding protein, giving the protein MPMTASLPMYNAPGMRAVNTAFWTALSGLLREEGIEGVPESLSFERPPVPEVIGDEVLFTQVCGYPLQTVYQGQYRLLARPCYDAAGCTGSTHSAFLVARKSSPARRVADLRGQRFALNSLHSNSGMNLPRRMLAEVAGGKPFFGEVLETGGHGASMRLVAGGGADCASIDCLTYAFSQDHQPELVEELRVIAQTPPSPTLPFVTSARTGDATVAALQRCLYRMSAEPRFASVLSGLRLARIEPAPQAEYSALLDHARRAAELGYPVLA
- a CDS encoding fatty acid desaturase, which gives rise to MVAAPPTPSIADADTLSASTDSRGAAWWQRWEIPTWLVAAAIYGAWAGLVLFHAVIPWPLLMLAGAYVLAWHFSLQHEAIHGWQSIPPWLRTALVWPPIGGWLPFALYRHSHTIHHRNHHLTYPGLDTESVYHREEDWARYSKAWRAVLMFNQTLLGRMLIGPILRLRKLVLTEGARVRAGDFRNGGIWLRFAVGLAAVLWFVSSVAHMPIWKYYLLMVYPAFSLGLVRAFIEHRWGEHPEERVASVESNWVFGLLFLWNNLHIVHHLDPVLPWYEIPGAYRRGREELLRRNGSYVFKGYGEIARRWLLKPVFIPIHPRGAPGNAVTPAARRGA